A window of the Apostichopus japonicus isolate 1M-3 chromosome 8, ASM3797524v1, whole genome shotgun sequence genome harbors these coding sequences:
- the LOC139972116 gene encoding uncharacterized protein isoform X2: MAAMDLIEPQYLALCVFAGFVGLSALIYAIASFGMKEKTYEEAIAEQRARIDKESQQQQEIKQQRRRQFASRRKKDKEKPGKSPRQLNRQVVAQQESLEEEKAFSEEEVPPTPPQIVTPRQEKKKEKPAPVVQKVAEKPKPVEPEVIKPKKVKKTEAAPPPVIETVTKIVEEPIMAQRNEQVQAAAPPPTQQEEKTTPAKSKKAKQAPGPSGDNTDAPIKGKALVNAVRNAQLKPNEIQQMMEILIGKGGGSPDDWVMTGANQRTDPSSGLKKQLQEKEQALHKEMLLSQSNMQKLKEAKAELVQERSHTKELESQYKTKVDLQVQDIDALRRRMQQTHEQHSMETQALQATIKQMQAVMDESNMESVKQLREENNRLKTETNHAQQQKEQIMGAELARLQGEIQKMQSQVAASDSQLRKTNEMRHDYETRIQSYEAKIAQMESNTRESSSSLTKRLTEMTEELRKAEAQKRSMGTELEKSQEGMRTVSEELNQARQQLQGLSKSDDEKKTMMAKFEEKEKDAEYQRQGLETKVRAIESQLKDNEKTKEEMAQEIKNLKLEKANLENQVATTEQRPEAEGQEEPAKANGDINAKDTISLTEHEAILKEKQDSIDKLQLQMNASSTEVKTLNEQIEQQKKKNNALREKNWKAMEALSATEKSSMEKLQKSLKELKDELSQKLLEEERQSKDIVQRLFPSIEANNALAHMEWLKDFEQKAVLVLQAKEGPNQESEELNSQISSLEADCEKYSLNIESLEMEKVELAKTVAELQNEKKQLASQCDHYQSVLGDTEGMLNKLQSSVELEEQKWEEKLASTEKLLQQAKAEVVTLQSELTSLKTKQQDTSDYQKVVADLASSKSTIEQLQKDRESVAGELDDVKKQLNQLKNELGAANQRAESNSAGPEMEQLKQNVASANTENQRLSTDLETASTTIKDLKSQLENKGSSQDLQKELTATKDALEQTKKQSSTEKQLLETQIEKLKKSLQDSEGNNNSQKTTELEKELTTAKGEASKAKEELKKLTAELEKSKTQNGEPASSDSDANIKEIAALNKTLTEERRLKKELGIAAGRLQQMLKKNQALLENERKTSNQLRTELGKEPEAEVSSSLTDSQLEEELAEALQESIKIAKEAAEAGGGGTSV, from the exons GCAAGTCACCACGCCAGTTGAATCGACAAGTGGTAGCACAGCAGGAAAGCCTAGAGGAAGAAAAGGCATTCTCAGAGGAAGAGGttccacccaccccaccccagaTTGTCACCCCCCGTCaggaaaagaagaaggagaagccAGCGCCTGTCGTGCAGAAGGTAGCAGAGAAGCCCAAACCAGTGGAACCGGAGGTTATCAAACCAAAGAAGGTGAAAAAGACGGAAGCTG CACCACCTCCCGTCATTGAAACTGTCACAAAGATTGTCGAGGAACCAATCATGGCTCAGCGAAATGAGCAGGTCCAGGCTGCTGCACCACCTCCCACACAACAGGAGGAAAAGACTACCCCCGCAAAGAGTAAGAAGGCCAAGCAAGCCCCCGGACCATCAGGGGATAATACAG atGCACCAATAAAGGGTAAAGCCTTGGTGAATGCTGTGAGGAATGCTCAGCTGAAACCAAATGAGATTCAACAGATGATGGAAATACTGATTGGCAAAGGTGGAGGATCCCCCGACGACTGGGTCATGACTGGG GCGAATCAGCGAACAGACCCATCATCTGGACTCAAGAAACAACTCCAGGAGAAAGAACAAGCTTTGCACAAAG AGATGCTGTTATCGCAGTCAAACATGCAGAAACTGAAGGAAGCCAAAGCCGAGTTGGTCCAAGAGCGATCACATACCAAAGAGTTGGAGAGCCAGTACAAGACCAAAGTGGACTTGCAAGTACAGGACATCGATGCCCTGCGTAGAAGGATGCAACAG ACTCATGAACAACACAGCATGGAGACCCAGGCCTTACAAGCCACCATCAAACAGATGCAGGCAGTGATGGACGAATCGAACATGGAGTCGGTTAAACAACTCAGAGAAGAGAACAATCGGTTAAAGACAGAGACAAACCATGCTCAGCAACA GAAAGAGCAAATTATGGGAGCGGAGTTGGCTCGCTTACAAGGAGAGATTCAGAAGATGCAGAGTCAAGTGGCAGCGAGCGATAGTCAACTGAGAAAGACCAACGAGATGAGACACGATTATGAAACACGAATTCAGTCCTATGAGGCAAAGATCGCTCAGATGGAATCCAACACT AGAGAGAGTTCCTCCTCCCTGACGAAAAGACTGACAGAAATGACCGAGGAGTTGAGGAAGGCTGAAGCTCAGAAACGATCAATGGGTACAGAACTGGAGAAATCACAGGAAGGAATGAGGACTGTGTCGGAAGAACTGAATCAAGCAAGACAACAGCTGCAGGGTCTGAGCAAGTCTGACGATGAAAAGAAGACCATGATGgctaaatttgaagaaaaagaaaag GATGCCGAGTATCAGCGTCAGGGCTTGGAGACCAAAGTGAGAGCCATCGAGAGCCAACTCAAGGATAACGAGAAAACCAAAGAAGAAATGGCCCAAGAAATCAAG AACTTAAAACTTGAAAAGGCTAATTTGGAAAACCAAGTAGCAACCACAGAACAAAGGCCTGAGGCTGAAGGCCAAGAAGAACCCGCCAAGGCCAATGGTGACATCAATGCCAAGGATACCATCAGCCTCACAGAGCATGAAGCTAT aTTGAAGGAGAAACAAGATAGCATCGATAAACTTCAACTGCAGATGAATGCAAGCAGTACAGAGGTTAAGACACTTAATGAACAAATTGagcaacaaaagaagaaaaataat GCTCTCCGAGAGAAAAACTGGAAGGCCATGGAGGCCCTTTCAGCGACGGAAAAGTCTAGCATGGAGAAACTACAAAAATCCCTGAAGGAATTGAAG GATGAACTCAGCCAGAAGTTGCTGGAGGAGGAGAGGCAGAGCAAAGATATAGTGCAGCGACTATTCCCCTCCATCGAGGCTAACAATGCACTG GCCCACATGGAGTGGCTTAAAGATTTTGAACAGAAAGCAGTCCTGGTTTTGCAGGCAAAAGAAGGCCCTAATCAAGAG TCCGAAGAGCTTAACTCCCAAATTTCCTCGCTCGAAGCCGACTGTGAGAAGTACTCTTTGAACATTGAGAGCTTAGAGATGGAAAAAGTGGAGTTGGCTAAAACTGTAGCCGAGCTACAGAACGAGAAGAAGCAACTGGCATCACAGTGCGACCACTATCAGTCCGTGTTGGGcgataca GAAGGAATGCTTAATAAACTACAAAGTAGTGTTGAATTAGAAGAgcaaaaatgggaagaaaagttaGCGTCCACAGAGAAGCTCCTGCAGCAG GCCAAGGCCGAAGTTGTCACCTTACAGAGTGAACTCACTAGCTTGAAAACCAAGCAACAG GACACATCCGACTACCAGAAAGTGGTAGCAGACTTAGCATCCTCCAAGTCAACTATAGAACAACTCCAGAAAGATAGAGAATCAGTCGCCGGGGAGCTAGACGACGTCAAGAAGCAACTCAACCAGCTTAAAAACGAATTGGGAGCAGCCAATCAGAGAGCTGAGAGTAATAGCGCTGGACCAGAAATGGAACAG TTAAAGCAGAATGTTGCCAGTGCTAACACTGAGAATCAAAGGCTAAGTACTGATCTAGAAACTGCCAGTACCACCATTAAAGACTTGAAGAGCCAACTGGAGAACAAAGGAAGCTCACAGGATCTACAGAAAGAGCTCACTGCAACAAAAGATGCCCTGGAACAAACCAAGAAACAGTCTTCCACAGAAAAACAACTCCTCGAGACGCAAATAGAGAAGTTGAAGAAGTCCCTACAGGACTCCGAGGGCAACAACAATAGCCAAAAGACTACGGAGCTGGAGAAGGAACTCACAACAGCGAAAGGAGAGGCGTCCAAGGCTAAGGAGGAGTTGAAGAAATTGACAGCGGAATTAGAGAAATCTAAAACTCAAAACGGTGAACCAGCATCGAGCGATTCAGACGCCAACATTAAG GAGATAGCCGCTTTAAATAAGACCCTCACGGAGGAGAGACGACTAAAGAAGGAGTTAGGCATCGCAGCGGGGAGGTTACAGCAAATGCTGAAGAAGAACCAGGCCTTGCTGGAGAATGAGAGAAAAACAAGTAATCAATTAAGAACTGAACTAGGAAAAGAGCCTGAG GCTGAAGTAAGCTCCTCTTTAACAGACAGTCAACTGGAGGAAGAATTGGCTGAAGCTCTCCAAGAG
- the LOC139972116 gene encoding uncharacterized protein isoform X7 — MAAMDLIEPQYLALCVFAGFVGLSALIYAIASFGMKEKTYEEAIAEQRARIDKESQQQQEIKQQRRRQFASRRKKDKEKPGKSPRQLNRQVVAQQESLEEEKAFSEEEVPPTPPQIVTPRQEKKKEKPAPVVQKVAEKPKPVEPEVIKPKKVKKTEAAPPPVIETVTKIVEEPIMAQRNEQVQAAAPPPTQQEEKTTPAKSKKAKQAPGPSGDNTDAPIKGKALVNAVRNAQLKPNEIQQMMEILIGKGGGSPDDWVMTGANQRTDPSSGLKKQLQEKEQALHKEMLLSQSNMQKLKEAKAELVQERSHTKELESQYKTKVDLQVQDIDALRRRMQQTHEQHSMETQALQATIKQMQAVMDESNMESVKQLREENNRLKTETNHAQQQKEQIMGAELARLQGEIQKMQSQVAASDSQLRKTNEMRHDYETRIQSYEAKIAQMESNTRESSSSLTKRLTEMTEELRKAEAQKRSMGTELEKSQEGMRTVSEELNQARQQLQGLSKSDDEKKTMMAKFEEKEKDAEYQRQGLETKVRAIESQLKDNEKTKEEMAQEIKNLKLEKANLENQVATTEQRPEAEGQEEPAKANGDINAKDTISLTEHEAILKEKQDSIDKLQLQMNASSTEVKTLNEQIEQQKKKNNALREKNWKAMEALSATEKSSMEKLQKSLKELKDELSQKLLEEERQSKDIVQRLFPSIEANNALAHMEWLKDFEQKAVLVLQAKEGPNQESEELNSQISSLEADCEKYSLNIESLEMEKVELAKTVAELQNEKKQLASQCDHYQSVLGDTEGMLNKLQSSVELEEQKWEEKLASTEKLLQQDTSDYQKVVADLASSKSTIEQLQKDRESVAGELDDVKKQLNQLKNELGAANQRAESNSAGPEMEQLKQNVASANTENQRLSTDLETASTTIKDLKSQLENKGSSQDLQKELTATKDALEQTKKQSSTEKQLLETQIEKLKKSLQDSEGNNNSQKTTELEKELTTAKGEASKAKEELKKLTAELEKSKTQNGEPASSDSDANIKEIAALNKTLTEERRLKKELGIAAGRLQQMLKKNQALLENERKTSNQLRTELGKEPEAEVSSSLTDSQLEEELAEALQESIKIAKEAAEAGGGGTSV; from the exons GCAAGTCACCACGCCAGTTGAATCGACAAGTGGTAGCACAGCAGGAAAGCCTAGAGGAAGAAAAGGCATTCTCAGAGGAAGAGGttccacccaccccaccccagaTTGTCACCCCCCGTCaggaaaagaagaaggagaagccAGCGCCTGTCGTGCAGAAGGTAGCAGAGAAGCCCAAACCAGTGGAACCGGAGGTTATCAAACCAAAGAAGGTGAAAAAGACGGAAGCTG CACCACCTCCCGTCATTGAAACTGTCACAAAGATTGTCGAGGAACCAATCATGGCTCAGCGAAATGAGCAGGTCCAGGCTGCTGCACCACCTCCCACACAACAGGAGGAAAAGACTACCCCCGCAAAGAGTAAGAAGGCCAAGCAAGCCCCCGGACCATCAGGGGATAATACAG atGCACCAATAAAGGGTAAAGCCTTGGTGAATGCTGTGAGGAATGCTCAGCTGAAACCAAATGAGATTCAACAGATGATGGAAATACTGATTGGCAAAGGTGGAGGATCCCCCGACGACTGGGTCATGACTGGG GCGAATCAGCGAACAGACCCATCATCTGGACTCAAGAAACAACTCCAGGAGAAAGAACAAGCTTTGCACAAAG AGATGCTGTTATCGCAGTCAAACATGCAGAAACTGAAGGAAGCCAAAGCCGAGTTGGTCCAAGAGCGATCACATACCAAAGAGTTGGAGAGCCAGTACAAGACCAAAGTGGACTTGCAAGTACAGGACATCGATGCCCTGCGTAGAAGGATGCAACAG ACTCATGAACAACACAGCATGGAGACCCAGGCCTTACAAGCCACCATCAAACAGATGCAGGCAGTGATGGACGAATCGAACATGGAGTCGGTTAAACAACTCAGAGAAGAGAACAATCGGTTAAAGACAGAGACAAACCATGCTCAGCAACA GAAAGAGCAAATTATGGGAGCGGAGTTGGCTCGCTTACAAGGAGAGATTCAGAAGATGCAGAGTCAAGTGGCAGCGAGCGATAGTCAACTGAGAAAGACCAACGAGATGAGACACGATTATGAAACACGAATTCAGTCCTATGAGGCAAAGATCGCTCAGATGGAATCCAACACT AGAGAGAGTTCCTCCTCCCTGACGAAAAGACTGACAGAAATGACCGAGGAGTTGAGGAAGGCTGAAGCTCAGAAACGATCAATGGGTACAGAACTGGAGAAATCACAGGAAGGAATGAGGACTGTGTCGGAAGAACTGAATCAAGCAAGACAACAGCTGCAGGGTCTGAGCAAGTCTGACGATGAAAAGAAGACCATGATGgctaaatttgaagaaaaagaaaag GATGCCGAGTATCAGCGTCAGGGCTTGGAGACCAAAGTGAGAGCCATCGAGAGCCAACTCAAGGATAACGAGAAAACCAAAGAAGAAATGGCCCAAGAAATCAAG AACTTAAAACTTGAAAAGGCTAATTTGGAAAACCAAGTAGCAACCACAGAACAAAGGCCTGAGGCTGAAGGCCAAGAAGAACCCGCCAAGGCCAATGGTGACATCAATGCCAAGGATACCATCAGCCTCACAGAGCATGAAGCTAT aTTGAAGGAGAAACAAGATAGCATCGATAAACTTCAACTGCAGATGAATGCAAGCAGTACAGAGGTTAAGACACTTAATGAACAAATTGagcaacaaaagaagaaaaataat GCTCTCCGAGAGAAAAACTGGAAGGCCATGGAGGCCCTTTCAGCGACGGAAAAGTCTAGCATGGAGAAACTACAAAAATCCCTGAAGGAATTGAAG GATGAACTCAGCCAGAAGTTGCTGGAGGAGGAGAGGCAGAGCAAAGATATAGTGCAGCGACTATTCCCCTCCATCGAGGCTAACAATGCACTG GCCCACATGGAGTGGCTTAAAGATTTTGAACAGAAAGCAGTCCTGGTTTTGCAGGCAAAAGAAGGCCCTAATCAAGAG TCCGAAGAGCTTAACTCCCAAATTTCCTCGCTCGAAGCCGACTGTGAGAAGTACTCTTTGAACATTGAGAGCTTAGAGATGGAAAAAGTGGAGTTGGCTAAAACTGTAGCCGAGCTACAGAACGAGAAGAAGCAACTGGCATCACAGTGCGACCACTATCAGTCCGTGTTGGGcgataca GAAGGAATGCTTAATAAACTACAAAGTAGTGTTGAATTAGAAGAgcaaaaatgggaagaaaagttaGCGTCCACAGAGAAGCTCCTGCAGCAG GACACATCCGACTACCAGAAAGTGGTAGCAGACTTAGCATCCTCCAAGTCAACTATAGAACAACTCCAGAAAGATAGAGAATCAGTCGCCGGGGAGCTAGACGACGTCAAGAAGCAACTCAACCAGCTTAAAAACGAATTGGGAGCAGCCAATCAGAGAGCTGAGAGTAATAGCGCTGGACCAGAAATGGAACAG TTAAAGCAGAATGTTGCCAGTGCTAACACTGAGAATCAAAGGCTAAGTACTGATCTAGAAACTGCCAGTACCACCATTAAAGACTTGAAGAGCCAACTGGAGAACAAAGGAAGCTCACAGGATCTACAGAAAGAGCTCACTGCAACAAAAGATGCCCTGGAACAAACCAAGAAACAGTCTTCCACAGAAAAACAACTCCTCGAGACGCAAATAGAGAAGTTGAAGAAGTCCCTACAGGACTCCGAGGGCAACAACAATAGCCAAAAGACTACGGAGCTGGAGAAGGAACTCACAACAGCGAAAGGAGAGGCGTCCAAGGCTAAGGAGGAGTTGAAGAAATTGACAGCGGAATTAGAGAAATCTAAAACTCAAAACGGTGAACCAGCATCGAGCGATTCAGACGCCAACATTAAG GAGATAGCCGCTTTAAATAAGACCCTCACGGAGGAGAGACGACTAAAGAAGGAGTTAGGCATCGCAGCGGGGAGGTTACAGCAAATGCTGAAGAAGAACCAGGCCTTGCTGGAGAATGAGAGAAAAACAAGTAATCAATTAAGAACTGAACTAGGAAAAGAGCCTGAG GCTGAAGTAAGCTCCTCTTTAACAGACAGTCAACTGGAGGAAGAATTGGCTGAAGCTCTCCAAGAG
- the LOC139972116 gene encoding uncharacterized protein isoform X6 has protein sequence MAAMDLIEPQYLALCVFAGFVGLSALIYAIASFGMKEKTYEEAIAEQRARIDKESQQQQEIKQQRRRQFASRRKKDKEKPGKSPRQLNRQVVAQQESLEEEKAFSEEEVPPTPPQIVTPRQEKKKEKPAPVVQKVAEKPKPVEPEVIKPKKVKKTEAAPPPVIETVTKIVEEPIMAQRNEQVQAAAPPPTQQEEKTTPAKSKKAKQAPGPSGDNTDAPIKGKALVNAVRNAQLKPNEIQQMMEILIGKGGGSPDDWVMTGANQRTDPSSGLKKQLQEKEQALHKEMLLSQSNMQKLKEAKAELVQERSHTKELESQYKTKVDLQVQDIDALRRRMQQTHEQHSMETQALQATIKQMQAVMDESNMESVKQLREENNRLKTETNHAQQQKEQIMGAELARLQGEIQKMQSQVAASDSQLRKTNEMRHDYETRIQSYEAKIAQMESNTRESSSSLTKRLTEMTEELRKAEAQKRSMGTELEKSQEGMRTVSEELNQARQQLQGLSKSDDEKKTMMAKFEEKEKDAEYQRQGLETKVRAIESQLKDNEKTKEEMAQEIKNLKLEKANLENQVATTEQRPEAEGQEEPAKANGDINAKDTISLTEHEAILKEKQDSIDKLQLQMNASSTEVKTLNEQIEQQKKKNNDELSQKLLEEERQSKDIVQRLFPSIEANNALAHMEWLKDFEQKAVLVLQAKEGPNQESEELNSQISSLEADCEKYSLNIESLEMEKVELAKTVAELQNEKKQLASQCDHYQSVLGDTEGMLNKLQSSVELEEQKWEEKLASTEKLLQQAKAEVVTLQSELTSLKTKQQTTLDSSYTSPPDLTQSVYDDTSDYQKVVADLASSKSTIEQLQKDRESVAGELDDVKKQLNQLKNELGAANQRAESNSAGPEMEQLKQNVASANTENQRLSTDLETASTTIKDLKSQLENKGSSQDLQKELTATKDALEQTKKQSSTEKQLLETQIEKLKKSLQDSEGNNNSQKTTELEKELTTAKGEASKAKEELKKLTAELEKSKTQNGEPASSDSDANIKEIAALNKTLTEERRLKKELGIAAGRLQQMLKKNQALLENERKTSNQLRTELGKEPEAEVSSSLTDSQLEEELAEALQESIKIAKEAAEAGGGGTSV, from the exons GCAAGTCACCACGCCAGTTGAATCGACAAGTGGTAGCACAGCAGGAAAGCCTAGAGGAAGAAAAGGCATTCTCAGAGGAAGAGGttccacccaccccaccccagaTTGTCACCCCCCGTCaggaaaagaagaaggagaagccAGCGCCTGTCGTGCAGAAGGTAGCAGAGAAGCCCAAACCAGTGGAACCGGAGGTTATCAAACCAAAGAAGGTGAAAAAGACGGAAGCTG CACCACCTCCCGTCATTGAAACTGTCACAAAGATTGTCGAGGAACCAATCATGGCTCAGCGAAATGAGCAGGTCCAGGCTGCTGCACCACCTCCCACACAACAGGAGGAAAAGACTACCCCCGCAAAGAGTAAGAAGGCCAAGCAAGCCCCCGGACCATCAGGGGATAATACAG atGCACCAATAAAGGGTAAAGCCTTGGTGAATGCTGTGAGGAATGCTCAGCTGAAACCAAATGAGATTCAACAGATGATGGAAATACTGATTGGCAAAGGTGGAGGATCCCCCGACGACTGGGTCATGACTGGG GCGAATCAGCGAACAGACCCATCATCTGGACTCAAGAAACAACTCCAGGAGAAAGAACAAGCTTTGCACAAAG AGATGCTGTTATCGCAGTCAAACATGCAGAAACTGAAGGAAGCCAAAGCCGAGTTGGTCCAAGAGCGATCACATACCAAAGAGTTGGAGAGCCAGTACAAGACCAAAGTGGACTTGCAAGTACAGGACATCGATGCCCTGCGTAGAAGGATGCAACAG ACTCATGAACAACACAGCATGGAGACCCAGGCCTTACAAGCCACCATCAAACAGATGCAGGCAGTGATGGACGAATCGAACATGGAGTCGGTTAAACAACTCAGAGAAGAGAACAATCGGTTAAAGACAGAGACAAACCATGCTCAGCAACA GAAAGAGCAAATTATGGGAGCGGAGTTGGCTCGCTTACAAGGAGAGATTCAGAAGATGCAGAGTCAAGTGGCAGCGAGCGATAGTCAACTGAGAAAGACCAACGAGATGAGACACGATTATGAAACACGAATTCAGTCCTATGAGGCAAAGATCGCTCAGATGGAATCCAACACT AGAGAGAGTTCCTCCTCCCTGACGAAAAGACTGACAGAAATGACCGAGGAGTTGAGGAAGGCTGAAGCTCAGAAACGATCAATGGGTACAGAACTGGAGAAATCACAGGAAGGAATGAGGACTGTGTCGGAAGAACTGAATCAAGCAAGACAACAGCTGCAGGGTCTGAGCAAGTCTGACGATGAAAAGAAGACCATGATGgctaaatttgaagaaaaagaaaag GATGCCGAGTATCAGCGTCAGGGCTTGGAGACCAAAGTGAGAGCCATCGAGAGCCAACTCAAGGATAACGAGAAAACCAAAGAAGAAATGGCCCAAGAAATCAAG AACTTAAAACTTGAAAAGGCTAATTTGGAAAACCAAGTAGCAACCACAGAACAAAGGCCTGAGGCTGAAGGCCAAGAAGAACCCGCCAAGGCCAATGGTGACATCAATGCCAAGGATACCATCAGCCTCACAGAGCATGAAGCTAT aTTGAAGGAGAAACAAGATAGCATCGATAAACTTCAACTGCAGATGAATGCAAGCAGTACAGAGGTTAAGACACTTAATGAACAAATTGagcaacaaaagaagaaaaataat GATGAACTCAGCCAGAAGTTGCTGGAGGAGGAGAGGCAGAGCAAAGATATAGTGCAGCGACTATTCCCCTCCATCGAGGCTAACAATGCACTG GCCCACATGGAGTGGCTTAAAGATTTTGAACAGAAAGCAGTCCTGGTTTTGCAGGCAAAAGAAGGCCCTAATCAAGAG TCCGAAGAGCTTAACTCCCAAATTTCCTCGCTCGAAGCCGACTGTGAGAAGTACTCTTTGAACATTGAGAGCTTAGAGATGGAAAAAGTGGAGTTGGCTAAAACTGTAGCCGAGCTACAGAACGAGAAGAAGCAACTGGCATCACAGTGCGACCACTATCAGTCCGTGTTGGGcgataca GAAGGAATGCTTAATAAACTACAAAGTAGTGTTGAATTAGAAGAgcaaaaatgggaagaaaagttaGCGTCCACAGAGAAGCTCCTGCAGCAG GCCAAGGCCGAAGTTGTCACCTTACAGAGTGAACTCACTAGCTTGAAAACCAAGCAACAG ACGACTCTAGACTCTTCCTATACATCACCTCCTGACCTCACGCAGTCAGTCTACGAT GACACATCCGACTACCAGAAAGTGGTAGCAGACTTAGCATCCTCCAAGTCAACTATAGAACAACTCCAGAAAGATAGAGAATCAGTCGCCGGGGAGCTAGACGACGTCAAGAAGCAACTCAACCAGCTTAAAAACGAATTGGGAGCAGCCAATCAGAGAGCTGAGAGTAATAGCGCTGGACCAGAAATGGAACAG TTAAAGCAGAATGTTGCCAGTGCTAACACTGAGAATCAAAGGCTAAGTACTGATCTAGAAACTGCCAGTACCACCATTAAAGACTTGAAGAGCCAACTGGAGAACAAAGGAAGCTCACAGGATCTACAGAAAGAGCTCACTGCAACAAAAGATGCCCTGGAACAAACCAAGAAACAGTCTTCCACAGAAAAACAACTCCTCGAGACGCAAATAGAGAAGTTGAAGAAGTCCCTACAGGACTCCGAGGGCAACAACAATAGCCAAAAGACTACGGAGCTGGAGAAGGAACTCACAACAGCGAAAGGAGAGGCGTCCAAGGCTAAGGAGGAGTTGAAGAAATTGACAGCGGAATTAGAGAAATCTAAAACTCAAAACGGTGAACCAGCATCGAGCGATTCAGACGCCAACATTAAG GAGATAGCCGCTTTAAATAAGACCCTCACGGAGGAGAGACGACTAAAGAAGGAGTTAGGCATCGCAGCGGGGAGGTTACAGCAAATGCTGAAGAAGAACCAGGCCTTGCTGGAGAATGAGAGAAAAACAAGTAATCAATTAAGAACTGAACTAGGAAAAGAGCCTGAG GCTGAAGTAAGCTCCTCTTTAACAGACAGTCAACTGGAGGAAGAATTGGCTGAAGCTCTCCAAGAG